Proteins found in one Aliidongia dinghuensis genomic segment:
- a CDS encoding alanine racemase gives MKIDQLETPVPVIDLDRVEHNLVKMQAYCDRHGLKLRPHIKTHKLPVFARRQMELGAAGITCQKLGEAEVMADAGLSDILLSYPLIGPAKAARLAALAKRVTMRVAVDNPVALDTAAAAAREAGTEIGVLIEFDSGGKRTGVTSVDEALALAEAIRAAQGLRFDGLMTYPSSAETARFVAAAKQRLGGAGIEIKTVSGGGTPNAWAQHEIEGLTELRVGTYIYHDRATVGAGAATLDECALHLHATVVSRPTETRAIIDAGSKSLTSDRVAPSVGEGYGLILEYPDAIIERLNEEHGILDLSHSARKPAIGERVRVVPNHVCVVTNLHDEVVTMRGGERIETLPVAARGRTR, from the coding sequence ATGAAGATCGACCAGCTCGAAACCCCAGTGCCGGTGATCGACCTCGACCGGGTCGAACATAACCTCGTCAAGATGCAGGCCTATTGCGACCGGCATGGCTTGAAGCTTCGGCCGCACATCAAGACGCACAAGCTGCCGGTCTTCGCCCGGCGGCAGATGGAACTGGGGGCGGCCGGCATCACCTGCCAGAAGCTGGGCGAGGCCGAGGTGATGGCCGATGCGGGCCTCTCCGACATCCTCCTGTCCTATCCGCTGATCGGGCCGGCCAAGGCCGCCCGGCTCGCGGCACTCGCAAAGCGCGTCACCATGCGGGTCGCCGTCGACAATCCCGTGGCGCTCGACACCGCCGCTGCGGCCGCGCGCGAGGCGGGTACGGAGATCGGCGTGCTGATCGAGTTCGATTCCGGCGGCAAGCGCACCGGCGTCACCTCGGTCGACGAGGCGCTGGCCCTGGCGGAGGCGATCCGCGCGGCTCAAGGCCTCCGCTTCGACGGGCTCATGACCTATCCGAGCTCGGCCGAGACCGCGCGCTTCGTCGCCGCGGCGAAGCAGCGGCTGGGCGGCGCCGGCATCGAGATCAAGACCGTATCCGGCGGCGGCACGCCTAACGCTTGGGCTCAGCACGAGATCGAAGGCCTGACCGAGCTGCGCGTCGGCACCTACATCTACCATGACCGGGCGACGGTCGGCGCCGGCGCCGCCACGCTCGACGAATGCGCGCTGCACCTGCATGCGACGGTGGTGAGCCGCCCGACCGAGACGCGCGCCATCATCGACGCCGGCTCGAAGAGCCTGACCAGCGACCGGGTGGCGCCGTCGGTCGGCGAGGGCTACGGCCTGATCCTCGAATACCCGGACGCGATCATCGAGCGGCTGAACGAGGAGCACGGCATCCTCGATCTCTCGCACTCCGCACGGAAGCCGGCGATCGGCGAGCGCGTGCGCGTCGTGCCGAACCATGTCTGCGTCGTGACCAACCTGCACGACGAGGTGGTGACGATGCGCGGCGGCGAGCGGATCGAGACGCTGCCGGTGGCGGCGCGCGGCCGGACCCGATGA
- a CDS encoding RidA family protein — translation MRKAHIVEGAAKAAGQYSHAVTANGFVYVSGQGPVDPKTGVMSDNFAEQVRQTIRNIETILAGVGASLKDVVKINAYLADLTRFKEYNEVYIEFFKTEPPARTTIGCQLHGIHVEIDCVAALPTK, via the coding sequence ATGCGTAAGGCTCATATCGTTGAGGGCGCCGCCAAGGCGGCAGGCCAATATTCCCACGCCGTTACCGCGAATGGCTTCGTCTATGTCTCGGGCCAGGGCCCGGTCGACCCCAAGACCGGCGTCATGTCGGACAATTTCGCCGAGCAGGTGCGCCAGACGATCCGCAACATCGAGACCATCCTCGCCGGCGTCGGCGCCAGCCTCAAAGACGTGGTCAAGATCAACGCCTATCTGGCCGACCTCACCCGCTTCAAGGAGTACAACGAGGTCTATATCGAGTTCTTCAAGACCGAGCCGCCGGCCAGGACCACGATCGGCTGCCAGCTGCACGGCATCCACGTCGAGATCGACTGCGTCGCGGCGCTGCCGACGAAGTAG
- a CDS encoding N-acyl-D-amino-acid deacylase family protein → MTRDLLIRGARIIDGSGAPWFLGDVRVAQGRIAAVGAQLPTDGAQVLDADGRYLAPGFIDAHTHDDLMFLREPERLEKAIQGVTTIVVGNCSFSLYPRAAASVDALRGHFGALLGETAEAETFGDFAAYKEALEANGIALNLVSLVGHGALRIAVMGYDERAPTAAELSQMRRLLARDLAAGAAGLSLGLVYPPSAFANTAELVALAETVAEHHGVLAAHVRSYEASLIPAVDEFLDLLKRSGTAGLLSHLQAAGKPNWGGVGRAIKRLEAARADGIDVSFDMYPYPAGSSTILQLLPPTAQSGGIDALIGRLKDPVERAGLRQAVEEGDGRNGTWPSKVKLIGWNNVRIAGVELPELKRFEGKAMDAAAAEAGLEPFDFLADLVTRDQGRTTIVMFQLGEADLRAAFTHPLHMVGSDSLPRPGTRPHPRAYGTFPRVLGKLSRDEGWLGLEDAVRRMTSIAAQRFGLMDRGLVRPGLAADLVLFEPDLADLASFDSPTELASGIDRVWVAGETILADGKPTGLRPGRVLGRH, encoded by the coding sequence ATGACGAGAGATCTTCTGATCCGCGGCGCGCGGATCATCGACGGCAGCGGCGCCCCCTGGTTCCTGGGCGACGTGCGCGTCGCCCAGGGCCGGATCGCCGCGGTCGGCGCCCAGCTGCCGACGGATGGCGCCCAGGTGCTGGATGCCGACGGGCGCTATCTCGCCCCCGGCTTCATCGACGCCCATACCCACGACGACCTCATGTTCCTGCGCGAGCCGGAGCGGCTGGAAAAGGCGATCCAAGGCGTCACGACGATCGTCGTCGGCAATTGCAGCTTCTCGCTCTATCCAAGGGCAGCGGCCTCGGTGGATGCGCTGCGCGGCCATTTCGGCGCGCTCCTGGGCGAAACGGCGGAGGCCGAAACCTTCGGCGATTTCGCCGCCTACAAAGAGGCACTCGAGGCGAACGGCATCGCGCTCAACCTGGTCTCGCTCGTCGGCCACGGCGCGCTCCGCATCGCGGTCATGGGCTATGACGAGCGGGCGCCGACCGCGGCGGAGCTATCCCAGATGCGGCGCCTGCTCGCCCGCGATCTCGCGGCCGGTGCCGCGGGCCTGTCGCTGGGGCTGGTCTATCCGCCGAGCGCCTTTGCCAACACCGCGGAGCTCGTGGCGCTCGCCGAAACGGTCGCCGAGCATCACGGCGTGCTTGCCGCCCATGTTCGCAGCTACGAGGCGTCGCTGATCCCGGCGGTCGACGAGTTCCTGGACCTCCTGAAGCGCTCGGGCACCGCGGGCCTGTTGTCCCATCTCCAGGCGGCCGGCAAGCCGAACTGGGGCGGCGTTGGCCGGGCGATCAAGCGGCTCGAGGCGGCGCGCGCGGACGGCATCGACGTCAGCTTCGACATGTATCCCTATCCGGCCGGCAGCAGCACGATCCTGCAGCTCCTGCCGCCCACGGCCCAGTCGGGCGGCATCGACGCGCTGATCGGCCGGCTTAAGGATCCGGTCGAGCGCGCCGGCCTGCGCCAGGCGGTCGAGGAGGGCGACGGGCGCAACGGCACCTGGCCGTCCAAGGTCAAGCTCATCGGCTGGAACAACGTCCGGATCGCCGGCGTCGAGCTGCCCGAGTTGAAGCGCTTCGAGGGCAAGGCGATGGACGCGGCCGCGGCCGAGGCCGGCCTGGAGCCGTTCGACTTCCTGGCCGACCTCGTCACGCGCGACCAGGGCCGGACGACGATCGTCATGTTCCAGCTGGGCGAGGCGGACCTGCGCGCGGCCTTCACCCATCCCCTGCACATGGTGGGCTCCGACAGCCTGCCGCGCCCGGGCACCAGGCCGCATCCGCGCGCCTACGGCACGTTTCCGCGCGTGCTCGGCAAATTGTCGCGCGACGAGGGCTGGCTCGGCCTCGAGGACGCCGTGCGCCGCATGACCTCGATCGCGGCCCAGCGCTTCGGCCTCATGGACCGCGGCCTCGTGCGCCCGGGCCTCGCCGCCGACCTCGTGCTGTTTGAGCCAGATCTCGCCGACCTCGCGAGCTTTGACAGCCCGACCGAACTCGCCTCCGGCATCGACCGCGTCTGGGTCGCGGGCGAGACGATTCTTGCCGACGGGAAACCGACCGGCCTCCGTCCGGGCCGTGTGCTCGGACGACACTGA
- a CDS encoding ABC transporter permease: MAGRSPAALLLKRLVRRRIVVVALALIVVIVGSAILAPWIAPYAPTKMDIAHRLKPPVGLHWFGTDDFGRDVLTRTLYGARLSLAVGAMVVVLASVLGTALGLFAGYVRKLDTALMRFTDALMAFPDILLAIALLAGLGPSLFNVVLALGIVYTPRVARVVRGATLVLRELQFVEAAQALGASDLRIMLVHLLPNLISPLLVQATFIFATAILTEAALSFLGAGVPPTTPTWGNMIAGAQQYMNQADWLILAPGLAIVLTVLSLQILGDGLRDALDPKIQRLM, encoded by the coding sequence GTGGCTGGTCGCTCTCCCGCCGCCCTTCTGCTGAAGCGTCTCGTCCGCCGGCGCATCGTGGTCGTGGCCTTGGCGCTGATCGTCGTCATCGTCGGCTCTGCGATCCTGGCACCCTGGATCGCGCCCTATGCGCCGACCAAGATGGACATCGCCCACCGCCTGAAGCCGCCGGTCGGGCTGCATTGGTTCGGCACCGACGATTTCGGCCGTGACGTGCTGACCCGCACGCTTTATGGCGCGCGCCTGTCGCTCGCGGTCGGCGCCATGGTCGTCGTGCTGGCGAGCGTGCTCGGCACGGCGCTGGGTCTCTTCGCGGGCTATGTGCGCAAGCTCGACACGGCGCTGATGCGCTTCACCGACGCGCTCATGGCTTTCCCGGACATCCTCTTGGCGATAGCACTCCTGGCTGGTCTCGGCCCGTCGCTGTTCAACGTCGTGCTGGCCTTGGGCATCGTCTATACGCCGCGGGTGGCGCGCGTCGTGCGCGGGGCGACGCTCGTGCTGCGCGAGCTGCAGTTCGTCGAGGCGGCGCAGGCGCTCGGCGCCTCGGACCTGCGCATCATGCTGGTGCATCTGCTGCCGAACCTGATCTCGCCGCTTCTCGTCCAGGCGACCTTCATCTTCGCGACGGCGATCCTGACCGAGGCGGCGCTCTCCTTCCTCGGCGCCGGCGTGCCGCCGACCACGCCCACCTGGGGCAACATGATCGCCGGCGCGCAGCAGTACATGAACCAGGCCGACTGGCTGATCCTCGCCCCGGGCCTCGCGATCGTGCTCACGGTGCTGTCGCTGCAGATCCTGGGCGACGGGTTGCGCGACGCGCTCGATCCGAAAATCCAGCGCCTGATGTGA